GGCTATGGATCATCTCCGAGGAAACGTCCATCAGCAGGCTCACGCCACCCAATACCCACACGCCGCGCGGTATGCGGCCCAACGTAGCGAAACGCGACGACATGGTTCATCCTCGATCGATTCAGCGCCGCCAGAGGCGCCTCATGATTTTTCCAAGATTGGTTAGTTGATTTTGTTCGTTCACAGATCTGCCGCCTTTAGAGATAGTGCAACGACCGTGTGACACCCATAATAATGAAGGTAATTAACATAATGATATATAGCAAAAAGATGATAGTGATTGCGGCGCTGCTGAGTTTTTCCGCCGCCGCCGCACCAGGCGTGGATCTCGTCGCCAACGAAACGCCGATCCACACGGTGAAGAGCGCCGAAGCCGTGGCCAAAATCCCCGCCGGCTTCCGGTTCGTGGAACCCGGCACGCTGACGGTCGCCATTTCTCTGCTGGGCAGCGGCCCGCCGTTCGGCCTGTACGCCCGCGACAATAAAACGGTGATTGGCAGCGAGGCGGACATTGCGCGCCTGGTGGCCGACGGTTTGGGGTTAAAACTCAAGCTGGTGCCCACCTCGTGGGAAGACTGGCCGCTGGGGGTGGCCTCCGGCAAATATGACGCCGCGGTTTACAACATCACCGTGACCAACGAACGCAAGACCAAATTCGATTTCGCCACCTATCGGCAGGATACGCTGGGTTTCTACGTCAAATCCGACAGTAAAATCACCCAGATCAAAACCGCGCCGGATATCGCCGGTAAAAAGATCATCGTCGACTCCGGCACCAATCAGGAAGCGGTACTGCTGGCCTGGGACAAGGAGAACCGCGCCAAGGGATTAGCGCCGCTGCAGCCGGTGTACGTCACCGATAAGGCCGCCTCCACGCTGGCCATTCAGTCGGGCCGCGCCGACGCCACCTTCGGGCCCAACGTCTCCGGCGCTTATCAGGCGCGGCTGACCGGTAAAACCCGGCTGGTGGGCATCGTGCCCGGCGGCTGGCCGAAGACCGCCAACATCGCCGTCACGCTGAAGAAAGGCAACGGCCTGGTGGACGCGGTGCAGGCTTCGCTCAACAGCGCCATCGCCAACGGCAGCTATCTGCAGGTGCTGGATCGCTGGGCGGAGAGCGACGAGAAGATTGCCCATTCCGAGATTAACCCGCCGGGACTGGGGGATTGAGAGAGCAACAGGCCCCGCGCAGCGGGGCCTTATCGCCGCTCAATCGCGCCGCCTTATTCCGCCGCCGTTTTCTGCCTCCCCAGCCTGCGGTACAGCGTGCTGCGTGAAACGCCGAGCGCCTTCGCCGCCCGGCTGAGATTGCCGCCCGCCCTGTCGATCGCCGCCTGCAGCGCCCCCAGATCGGTATCGGCGTTCTCTTGCCGCGGCGCCAGCACCGCAATGGACTGAGGAAGATCGTCCAGGGTAAGCACCGCATGATCGTCCGCCAGCGCCAGCAGCACCTTGAGCGTGCTCAACAGTTGCCGCACGTTGCCGGGCCACGGATAGCGCGCCAGCATCGCCAGCGCCTCCGGCAACAGACGAATGTCGCGCCGCTCGCCGCCCAGCTCTCGCCACAGCTGCAAAATGAAGGCCTCCAGCTGCGCCCGCTCTCTGAGCGGCGGAATGCGCAGGCTGTATTCCTGTATGCGGTACAGCAAATCCTCGCGAAACGCCCCGCCTCTACCTGCCGATGCAGATCGTGGTGCGTGGCGCAGACCAGCGCGAACTCGACCGGATAAGCGCTGCGGCTGCCGAGCGGGGTGACCGTTTTTTCCTGTAATACCCGCAACAGGCGCGTTTGCAGACCCGCCGGCATGTCGCCGATTTCATCGAGAAACAGCACGCCGCCGTCCGCCTCGCGGATCTTGCCGATGTAGCCTTTCGGATTGGCGCCGGTAAACGCCCCCGGCGCATAGCCAAACAGTTCGGATTCGATCAGCGGCTCAGGCAGCGCCGCGCAGTTGATCGCCACGAAGTTGCCGTTGCGCCAGCGGCTCTCTTGAAACAGGCGGCGGCTGAAATGCTCTTTACCGCAGCCGGTTTCGCCGGTCACGCACAGCGAAAGGCCGGCGTTGAGAATGCGCAGCGCTTTCTGATGCTGCTCGTCGTGCCGTTCCGCCGGCGGCGCAGAACGCAGAGCGCTGACGCGGCGCTGCGGCGCCTCAAGCAACGAATAATAGTGCTGTTGATTGCCGGCCAGCGTCTGGCGCGGTGCCCCGGAAGGCTGTCGCAACAGGTCGGGAAACAGCTGGGTGAACTCAACGGAGCCGAATGAGGCCGACGAGAGCTGGAACTCCATCATCGCCAGTCGATTGGCGGCGATCAGCACTTCGTCGTGAAACACCAGCAGCAGCTCTTGCGCGCTGCCCAGGCAGCGGGCATCGGCGTGCAGACGCAGCGTCCAGTGGCGGTCGGCGATCGCGCTTCTGACCCAGCGGTGTTCGATATGCCGCACCGCCTGCATGATCAGGCGCTGTGCATCGCGGTACGGGCGCTGCGCGGGTGCGGAGAGATCCAGTATGCCGGCAATGCGGCCATCCGGCCGATAGATCGGTGCGGCGGTGCAGTTCAATCCGGCATTTTGGTTGAGAAAATGCTGGTCGCCGCGCACTTCGCAGAACGCACCCAGCGCCAGCGCGGTGCCGATGGCGTTGGTGCCCCGCTCCGCTTCTCCCCACTGGTTGCCCGGCGCCAGCGCAAAGCGCGACGCCTTATGCAGAAAGTCGGTATTGCCGCGGGTTTCCAGCACCAGCCCGTCGGCGTCGGCGATCACCACAATGGCGGGCTGGCGCGTAATTTGCGCGCCCAGCTGCTCGATCAGCGGCTGTACCCGCTGCGGCACCCAATCGTTGCGGCTGCGCAGCTCTTCGAGCAATCCGGCTTTGATAAACGGGATATGTTGATCGGTGCGCGTCAAGCCATAACCCTGGCTGCGTTGCCAGGATTCCGCCAACGGCTGGGTCAGCAAGCTGGCGCCCTCTGCGGGCAAGCGGTCGTCAGACAACATGCGTTTCTCCCCCGTTCGCGAGTGTTGCAAATGTGTATCATAAATGTGTATCAGGCGTTGCGACACGGGACACAAAAAATCATCGGCGACGGCGGCGCCACCCGAAGTTCTCAGCTCTCTCAATGCTTAAGGTTTTAATAACTCGTTCTTTTTTTTACGGATGCTACCTCTGTCGCTAATCTGGCACGCGCCGTGCTTCTCTTTGCTGCGGCGACATGCCGCATTCACAGGCGCAGCCCAATAGCGCCGCTTTTCATCTGCAGAGAGGTGCTTAACATGAAATATGTCCACCCCGGTTTGCCTGGCTCGCTGGTTTCGTTCCGCAAACGCTATGGCAACTACATTGGCGGCAAATTCGTCGAACCGGTATCCGGCAACTACTTCACCAACACCTCGCCGGTGACCGGCCAGCCGATCGCCGAATTCCCGCGTTCCGACGCCAAAGACATCGAGCTGGCGCTTGACGCGGCGCATGCGGCGGCGGAAGCCTGGGGTAAAACCAGCGTGCAGGAGCGTTCCAACGTGCTGCTGGCGATCGCCGATCGCATCGAATCGCGGCTGGAGATGCTGGCGCTGACCGAAACCTGGGACAACGGCAAACCGATCCGCGAAACCCTGAATGCCGATCTGCCGTTGGCGGTCGACCATTTCCGTTACTTCGCCGGTTGCCTGCGCGCGCAGGAAGGCACCGCGGCGGAGATCGACCAGAACACCGTGGCCTACCATATCTATGAACCGCTGGGCGTGGTCGGCCAGATCATTCCGTGGAACTTCCCGCTGCTGATGGCCGCCTGGAAACTGGCGCCAGCGCTGGCGGGCGGTAACTGCGTGGTGCTGAAACCGGCGGAACAAACGCCGCTCGGCATCAGCGTGCTGATGGAAGAGATCGGCGATCTGCTGCCGCCGGGCGTGCTCAACGTAGTGCAAGGTTTTGGCGCCGAGGCCGGCGAAGCGCTGGCGCGCAGCAAACGCATTGAAAAAATCGCCTTCACCGGCTCCACGCCGGTCGGCCGCCATATCCTCGCCTGTGCGGCGGAGAACATCATCCCCAGCACCGTCGAGCTGGGCGGAAAATCGCCGAACATTTATTTTGAAGACATCATGCAGGCGGAACCGGAGTTTATCGACAAAGCGGTTGAGGGGCTGGTGCTGGGCTTCTTCAACCAGGGGGAGGTGTGCACCTGCCCTTCACGCGCGCTGATCCAGGAATCCATCTACCCGCAGTTTATGGAGAAAGTGCTGGCGCGTATCGCTACCATCCGCCAGGGCGATCCCTTCGACACCGAGACCATGATCGGCGCCCAGGCGTCAAAACAGCAGTACGACAAGATCCTGTCCTATATCGAGATCGCTAAAAACGAGGGAGGCAAAATCGTTGTGGGCGGCGAGCCCGCCCAGCGCGGCGACGAAGTGCAAAACGGTTTCTACCTGCAGCCGACGCTGATTACCGGCAACAACAGCATGCGTTTCTTCCGCGAGGAGATCTTCGGGCCGGTGATTGGCGTCACCACCTTCAAGGATGAGGCCGAAGCCCTGGCGCTGGCCAACGACACCGAGTTCGGGCTGGGCGCCGGGCTGTGGACCCGCGACATCAACCGCGCTTACCGCATGGGCCGCGCGATCAAGGCCGGCCGCGTGTGGACCAACTGCTACCACCTGTACCCGGCGCACGCCGCGTTCGGCGGCTACAAGAACTCCGGCATCGGACGCGAAACCCACAAGGCGGCGCTGTCGCACTATCAACAGGTGAAAAACCTGCTGGTCAGCTACGACGCCAAGCCGCTGGGCCTGTTCTGAATCCGGCGTAATGACAAGAAGGCCACCCGCAGGTGGCCTTCTTTTTTTCGCGTGGCCTACTTCGCCATGCCGAGATCGATCACCATGCGACCGCGAATGGTGCCCGCCTTCATCTCGTCGAAGATGGCGTTGATATCCCCCAGCGGC
Above is a window of Serratia nematodiphila DZ0503SBS1 DNA encoding:
- a CDS encoding ABC transporter substrate-binding protein: MIYSKKMIVIAALLSFSAAAAPGVDLVANETPIHTVKSAEAVAKIPAGFRFVEPGTLTVAISLLGSGPPFGLYARDNKTVIGSEADIARLVADGLGLKLKLVPTSWEDWPLGVASGKYDAAVYNITVTNERKTKFDFATYRQDTLGFYVKSDSKITQIKTAPDIAGKKIIVDSGTNQEAVLLAWDKENRAKGLAPLQPVYVTDKAASTLAIQSGRADATFGPNVSGAYQARLTGKTRLVGIVPGGWPKTANIAVTLKKGNGLVDAVQASLNSAIANGSYLQVLDRWAESDEKIAHSEINPPGLGD
- the exaC gene encoding acetaldehyde dehydrogenase ExaC — protein: MKYVHPGLPGSLVSFRKRYGNYIGGKFVEPVSGNYFTNTSPVTGQPIAEFPRSDAKDIELALDAAHAAAEAWGKTSVQERSNVLLAIADRIESRLEMLALTETWDNGKPIRETLNADLPLAVDHFRYFAGCLRAQEGTAAEIDQNTVAYHIYEPLGVVGQIIPWNFPLLMAAWKLAPALAGGNCVVLKPAEQTPLGISVLMEEIGDLLPPGVLNVVQGFGAEAGEALARSKRIEKIAFTGSTPVGRHILACAAENIIPSTVELGGKSPNIYFEDIMQAEPEFIDKAVEGLVLGFFNQGEVCTCPSRALIQESIYPQFMEKVLARIATIRQGDPFDTETMIGAQASKQQYDKILSYIEIAKNEGGKIVVGGEPAQRGDEVQNGFYLQPTLITGNNSMRFFREEIFGPVIGVTTFKDEAEALALANDTEFGLGAGLWTRDINRAYRMGRAIKAGRVWTNCYHLYPAHAAFGGYKNSGIGRETHKAALSHYQQVKNLLVSYDAKPLGLF